A genomic window from Silene latifolia isolate original U9 population chromosome Y, ASM4854445v1, whole genome shotgun sequence includes:
- the LOC141632667 gene encoding uncharacterized protein LOC141632667, which yields MELRARWPAAGRYAGSETFTKSAESVMYSQPVEGAAAGVEEGFVVAVVVVHGGRGLLGCDVGSGGCFSVFVYLHAPKESFYQFLKQTNMDRTWMMDGKRGDPKYDAGLAEFYEFVRKNVKDKSNMPCPCEMCLNIKYMSFSDVKIHLEKHKFNSKYKLWRFHGESRVFDDDELEKILRDRLIEDGLEEDNPYVDHDPADIDDILGEDEEPDVTNLDDITSIVLEKLKDAEMLLYKSCKNYTKLSAVVKLYNLKATNGWSDKSFTHLLELLKDMLPEDNVLPNRTYAAKKILRGIEEGIPAKVLWYFPIIPRLRRLFANKQDAKLLTWHKNAKVNDGKLRHPADGLEWKHIDSKYPEFGKEPRNLRLALSTDGMNPFGNLSSQHSTWPVLLAIYNLPPYVCMKRKYLMLSLLISGPKEPGNDIDVYLAPLLDDLRTLWDEGIEVFDAYQNSFFNLKAMLLCTISDFPAYGNLCGHTAWERGVPLVCERC from the exons ATGGAGCTGCGTGCCCGTTGGCCGGCTGCCGGTCGTTATGCCGGTAGCGAGACCTTCACAAAAAGCGCAGAATCTGTGatgtattcccagccggttgAAGGAGCTGCTGCCG GGGTGGAAGAAGGGttcgtggtggctgttgtggtggtcCATGGTGGTCGTGGATTGTTGGGATGTGATGTTGGAAGTGGAGGGTG CTTCTCTGTGTTTGTCTATCTTCATGCTCCAAAAGAGTCGTTCTATCAGTTTTTAAAGCAA ACCAATATGGATCGTACGTGGATGATGGATGGGAAAAGAGGTGATCCTAAATATGATGccggtttagctgaattttatgaattcgttagaAAGAATGTGAAAGACAAGTCTAATATGCCATGCCCTTGTGAAATGTGTCTGAATATCAAATATATGAGCTTCTCGGATGTTAAAATCCATTTAGAAAAGCATAAATTTAATTCAAAGTATAAACTTTGGAGGTTTCATGGGGAGTCTAGAGTG TTTGATGATGATGAATTAGAAAAAATATTACGAGATCGGTTAATTGAGGACGGTCTTGAAGAAGATAACCCTTACGTAGATCATGATCCCGCTGATATAGATGACATTCTAGGTGAAGATGAAGAACCCGATGTTACTAATTTAGATGACATCACAAGCATTGTATTAGAGAAGCTAAAAGACGCTGAAATGCTTTTGTATAAGAGTTGTAAGAATTATACAAAATTGTCAGCCGTTGTTAAGCTATATAATTTGAAAGCAacaaatgggtggagtgataaaAGTTTTACCCACCTCCTCGAATTATTGAAAGACATGCTTCCAGAAGATAATGTTCTTCCTAATCGTACATATGCAGCCAAGAAGATACTTAGAGGAATTG AAGAGGGGATCCCAGCAAAAGTTTTGTGGTATTTTCCGATAATACCCAGGTTGCGACGACTCTTTGCGAATAAGCAAGATGCAAAGTTGTTGACATGGCATAAAAATGCAAAAGTTAATGATGGCAAGTTGAGACACCCGGCCGATGGTTTAGAGTGGAAACACATTGATTCCAAGTATCCCGAATTCGGGAAAGAACCCAGAAATCTTCGACTTGCACTCTCTACTGACGGGATGAATCCTTTTGGGAATTTAAGTAGTCAACATAGCACTTGGCCTGTGCTTTTAGCTATTTACaatttacctccatatgtgtgcatgaaaaggaAGTATTTGATGCTGTCCTTATTGATTTCTGGTCCCAAAGAACCGGGTAATGATATAGATGTTTACTTGGCGCCCCTTCTTGACGATTTGAGAACACTATGGGATGAAGGAATAGAAGTCTTTGATGCGTACCAAAATAGTTTTTTCAATTTGAAAGCAATGTTATTATGCACTATATCTGATTTTCCTGCATACGGTAATCTTTGTGGACATACTGCATGGGAAAGAGGCGTGCCCCTTGTGTGCGAAAGATGTTGA